The Quercus robur chromosome 7, dhQueRobu3.1, whole genome shotgun sequence genome has a segment encoding these proteins:
- the LOC126692917 gene encoding protein PHOTOPERIOD-INDEPENDENT EARLY FLOWERING 1 isoform X2 has protein sequence MASKGPRCKLDHESRAKRQKALEAPKEPRRPKTHWDHVLEEMVWLSKDFESERKWKLAQARKVALRASKGMLDQATKGEKKMREEEQRLRKVALNISKDVKKFWMKIEKLVLYKHQMELDEKKKKALDKQLEFLLGQTERYSTMLAENLVDTHKPVQNPATPDRMTIKCKEVDEIDVDESPEFNFESQSNIADMDDDYDIRSEDESEDDEHTLEEDEALITEEERQEELTALQNEVDLPLEELLRRYTKEEVSRESSPEKGEDGAEPPSRESTPETDEDGVEPSIVGDDHGKGKVNDLSTVNEIDTSYSVTSVVATGRRCGGSNGDVSVLENHVLDIEMCQASDLSKDAGKSSKDAGKSAKDHMLYDFSDEQEDGDFVLAAGEEKDDEATLSEEEELAKEDSIHPMDEIALLQKESEIPVEELLARYKKGFNDDEVTDDESDYASALSDNLMDSPAHEGIQLTQQATSMDKDVETGECQSVAYSLAEVQQAGSHEKTEEERESENRIADAAAAARSAQPTGNTFSTTNVRTKFPFLVKHPLREYQHIGLDWLVTMYEKRLNGILADEMGLGKTIMTIALLAHLACEKGIWGPHLIVVPTSVMLNWETEFLKWCPAFKILTYFGSAKERKYKRQGWLKPNSFHVCITTYRLVIQDSKVFKRKKWKYLILDEAHLIKNWKSQRWQTLLNFNSKRRILLTGTPLQNDLMELWSLMHFLMPHIFQSHQEFKDWFSNPISGMVEGQEKVNKEVVDRLHNVLRPFILRRLKRDVEKQLPMKHEHVIYCRLSKRQRNLYEDFIASSETQATLASANFFGMISVIMQLRKVCNHPDLFEGRPIVSSFDMSGLDIQLSTSVCSMPSPCPFYNVDLKGLGFLFTHLDFNLNSWESDEVKAIATPSSLIKECTDLCNLEEIGPGYRHRKRLHGTNIFEDIRKAIIEERLREAKERASAIAWWNSLRCEKKPMFSTTLREILTVKHPVYDIHLQKANPLSYMYSSKLADIVLSPVERFQRMLDLVESFMFAIPAARAPPPVCWCSKSVTSVFLHPTYKQKCSEMLSPLLSPIRPAIVRRQVYFPDRRLIQFDCGKLQELAILLRKLKSEGHRALIFTQMTKMLDLLEAFINLYGYTYMRLDGSTQPEERQTLMQRFNTNPKFFLFILSTRSGGVGINLVGADTVIFYDSDWNPAMDQQAQDRCHRIGQTREVHIYRLISESTIEENILKKANQKRALDDLVIQSGGYNTEFFKKLDPMELFSGHRALPIKNLQKEKINNNGNEVSVSNADVEAALKFAEDEADYMALKKLEQEEAVENQEFTEEAIGRMEEDEYVNEDDLKVDEPVDQGGWITTANKETRVILAGNNPNEERAPAIASKEDDVDMLADVKQMAAAAAAAGQEISSFENQLRPIDRYAIRFLELWDPIIDKAAVESQARFEETEWELDRIERYKEEMEAEIDEDEEPLVYERWDADFATEAYRQQVEALAQHQLMEELECEAKEKEDAEDDKCDSMKNEKQSDPKPKSKKKPKKAKYKSLKKGSLASELKPAKEELATDRMSIDDENISHEVVTSSENFSSVQKKRKKAETTLDYEQGKTSKKKSKKLKKTPPEICPLDLDSNLSGMQHDEPMDPKPCESVVDVEQKSTSRSRMGGKVSITTMPVKRVLMIKPEKLKKANIWSRDCVPSPDSWLPQEDAILCAMVHEYGPQWSLVSETLYGMTAGGFYRGRYRHPVHCCERFRELIQRYVLAAPDNPSNEKVSNAGSGKALLKVTEDNIRLLLDVAAEQPDRELLLQKHFTALLSSVWKVKSRVDLTPSRSSSQNGLYRSLTWKSMQEPPEKLKFTNLGESSRMLKRALLDVSLSEDTVSPSNLGRETSSVTEQLVINLEFPKELEDSMVPLPSSISLSISGADPPPSVSKASGEDHHFKASQNVAENRFRAAARACVEDSVGWVSSVFPTNDVRNRSVSKLPSLGKHKLSISDSMKPSKSRFKRSSMEHTEMPHLIAEPVLEPLPAAAPKDPDLSFDLTQPIIPDVGIDVVGSNLTDGTDMEHSMEMESYEEVPHCYVPDLISGLDDCPLLPEFTDIG, from the exons atggCCTCCAAAGGTCCAAGGTGTAAGCTTGATCACGAGTCAAGAGCTAAGCGTCAAAAG GCACTTGAAGCTCCCAAAGAACCTCGACGCCCTAAAACCCATTGGGATCATGTTTTAGAAGAGATGGTTTGGCTGTCCAAG GACTTCGAATCTGAGAGGAAATGGAAATTGGCACAAGCAAGGAAGGTCGCTTTAAGAGCGAGCAAGGGCATGTTAGATCAGGCTacaaagggagaaaagaaaatgagg GAAGAGGAGCAGCGGTTGAGAAAAGTTGCACTTAATATTTCAAAGGATGTGAAGAAATTCTGGATGAAAATAGAAAAGCTG GTGCTTTACAAGCATCAGATGGAGCTtgatgagaaaaagaaaaaggcactTGATAAGCAACTTGAGTTTCTTTTGGGGCAAACTGAGAG GTACTCAACAATGCTAGCAGAAAATCTTGTGGATACTCATAAACCAGTGCAAAACCCTGCTACACCAGATCGAATGACTATTAAATGCAAAGAAGTGGAtgaaattgatgttgatgaGTCACCAGAATTTAATTTTG AATCTCAGTCGAATATTGCGGATATGGATGATGATTATGATATACGATCTGAAGATGAGTCA GAAGATGATGAACACACACTTGAGGAAGATGAGGCCCTTATAACTGAAGAAGAAAGGCAAGAAGAATTGACAGCTTTGCAAAATGAAGTAGATCTTCCACTAGAGGAGCTGCTCAGACGTTATACCAAGGAGGAAG TTAGCAGAGAAAGCAGTCCAGAAAAGGGTGAAGATGGGGCTGAACCACCTAGCAGAGAAAGTACTCCAGAAACGGATGAAGATGGGGTTGAACCATCCATTGTGGGGGATGATCATGGCAAGG GCAAAGTAAATGATCTTTCAACTGTCAATGAGATTGACACAAGCTATTCAGTAACTTCAGTTGTAGCCACTGGTCGTCGCTGT GGTGGAAGTAATGGTGACGTATCTGTTTTGGAAAACCATGTATTAGATATTGAGATGTGTCAAGCTAGTGATCTGTCAAAAGATGCTGGGAAGTCTTCAAAAGATGCTGGGAAGTCTGCCAAAGATCATATGCTATATGATTTTAGTGATGAACAG GAAGATGGTGACTTTGTTCTTGCTGCTGGCGAAGAGAAG GATGATGAGGCAACCTTGTCAGAGGAGGAGGAACTGGCAAAAGAAGATTCAATCCACCCCATGGATGAG ATTGCATTACTGCAGAAGGAGAGTGAAATACCTGTAGAAGAATTGCTTGCAAGGTATAAAAAG GGCTTCAATGACGATGAAGTTACAGACGATGAATCCGACTATGCGTCTGCTTTATCAGACAATCTCATGGATTCTCCAGCCCATGAAGGCATTCAGCTTACACAGCAAGCTACTTCTATGGACAAAGATGTTGAAACTGGTGAATGCCAGTCAGTTGCATATTCTCTGGCAGAAGTACAGCAAGCAGGATCCCATGAAAAAACAGAGGAGGAGAGGGAAAGTGAGAATAGAATTGCTGATGCAGCAGCGGCTGCAAGATCAGCACAGCCAACGGGAAACACCTTCTCCACAACCAATGTGCGTACTAAGTTCCCATTTCTTGTGAAGCATCCTCTTCGTGAGTATCAACATATCGGCTTGGATTGGCTTGTTACAATGTATGAGAAAAGACTCAATGGGATTCTAGCTGACGAAATGGGGCTTGGAAAGACGATTATGACAATCGCTCTGCTTGCACACCTGGCGTGTGAAAAGGGAATATGGGGTCCTCATCTCATTGTTGTCCCCACAAGTGTCATGCTTAATTGGGAGACTGAGTTTCTGAAATGGTGTCctgcttttaaaattttaacatattttggAAGTGCAAAAGAGCGCAAATATAAGAGGCAGGGCTGGTTGAAACCTAACTCGTTTCATGTGTGCATAACAACTTACAGATTGGTTATTCAAGATTCAAAAGTTTTCAAGCGCAAGAAGTGGAAATACTTGATTTTGGATGAAGCTCATCTGATTAAAAATTGGAAGTCACAAAGATGGCAGACTCTTTTGAACTTCAATTCAAAACGGCGTATATTATTAACTGGGACACCGTTGCAGAATGATCTCATGGAACTTTGGTCTCTAATGCATTTTTTGATGCCCCATATCTTTCAATCTCATCAGGAGTTCAAGGACTGGTTCAGTAATCCAATATCAGGAATGGTTGAGGGACAAGAGAAAGTAAATAAAGAAGTTGTGGATCGTCTTCATAATGTTCTCCGTCCATTCATACTCCGTCGCTTGAAGCGAGATGTGGAGAAGCAGCTCCCTATGAAACACGAACATGTCATTTACTGTAGACTGTCAAAGAGGCAGCGTAACTTGTATGAAGACTTCATTGCGAGCTCGGAAACACAAGCTACTCTTGCAAGTGCCAACTTTTTTGGGATGATTAGTGTTATCATGCAACTTCGCAAAGTTTGCAATCATCCAGACTTATTTGAGGGTCGTCCAATTGTTAGTTCATTTGATATGAGTGGTCTTGACATCCAATTGAGTACCTCTGTTTGTTCAATGCCTTCTCCATGCCCATTTTATAATGTAGACCTTAAGGGTTTGGGATTTTTATTTACTCATCTTGACTTTAACTTGAATTCTTGGGAGAGTGATGAAGTGAAAGCCATTGCTACCCCCTCAAGTTTAATCAAGGAGTGCACTGACTTGTGTAACCTAGAAGAAATCGGACCTGGATATAGACATCGAAAAAGGTTGCATGGAACTAATATTTTTGAAGACATCCGTAAGGCAATCATAGAGGAGAGACTAAGAGAAGCAAAGGAACGGGCGTCAGCTATTGCATGGTGGAATTCCTTGAGGTGTGAGAAAAAACCCATGTTCTCTACAACACTAAGGGAAATTTTGACAGTGAAGCATCCTGTTTATGATATTCATCTTCAGAAGGCCAACCCTTTGTCCTACATGTACTCCTCGAAGCTTGCTGACATTGTCCTCTCACCAGTGGAGCGATTCCAGAGAATGTTGGACCTTGTTGAAAGTTTCATGTTTGCAATACCTGCTGCACGGGCCCCACCACCTGTTTGCTGGTGCAGTAAATCTGTGACTTCTGTGTTTCTGCACCCAACTTATAAGCAGAAATGTTCTGAAATGTTGTCACCCCTTCTATCACCTATCAGACCTGCAATTGTCCGGAGGCAAGTATATTTCCCAGACAGGCGACTTATACAGTTCGACTGTGGGAAATTGCAGGAGCTTGCAATATTGCTCAGGAAATTAAAATCAGAAGGTCATCGAGCGTTAATATTCACCCAGATGACAAAGATGCTTGATCTCTTGGAGGCTTTCATTAATTTGTATGGTTATACTTACATGCGTTTAGATGGATCAACTCAGCCAGAGGAAAGGCAGACCTTAATGCAACGCTTTAACACAAATCCAAAGTTTTTTCTCTTCATCTTGTCAACTCGGAGTGGGGGTGTTGGTATCAACCTAGTTGGGGCAGATACAGTTATCTTTTATGATAGTGACTGGAATCCTGCTATGGATCAGCAAGCTCAGGATCGATGCCACCGGATAGGACAGACACGTGAAGTTCATATTTATCGGCTAATCAGTGAGAGCACCATTGAAGAGAATATTTTAAAGAAAGCTAATCAGAAGCGTGCCCTTGATGATCTAGTTATACAGAGTGGAGGCTACAACACAGAATTCTTCAAAAAGCTTGATCCCATGGAACTGTTCTCAGGTCATAGAGCACTTCCAATCAAGAATTTGCAGAAGGAAAAGATTAACAACAATGGAAATGAGGTTTCTGTGTCGAATGCAGATGTGGAGGCTGCTTTGAAATTTGCAGAAGATGAAGCAGACTACATGGCATTAAAGAAACTTGAACAGGAAGAAGCTGTGGAGAACCAAGAGTTTACAGAAGAAGCCATTGGGAGGATGGAAGAGGATGAGTATGTAAATGAGGACGATCTGAAGGTTGATGAGCCTGTAGATCAGGGTGGCTGGATCACAACTGCAAATAAAGAAACTCGGGTGATTTTGGCTGGGAATAATCCTAATGAAGAGAGAGCTCCAGCTATTGCCAGCAAAGAAGATGATGTTGACATGCTGGCTGATGTCAAACAAATGGCTGCAGCAGCAGCTGCTGCTGGACAAGAAATCTCATCCTTTGAGAATCAGCTACGTCCAATAGATCGATATGCAATTCGTTTTCTGGAATTGTGGGATCCCATTATAGACAAGGCAGCAGTGGAATCTCAAGCTAGGTTTGAGGAGACAGAATGGGAACTGGACCGCATCGAGAGGTATAAGGAGGAAATGGAAGCTGAGATTGACGAAGATGAGGAACCCCTTGTATATGAGA GATGGGATGCAGATTTTGCAACTGAGGCATATCGGCAGCAAGTTGAGGCCTTAGCTCAACACCAG TTGATGGAGGAGCTGGAATGTGAAGCTAAGGAGAAGGAGGATGCAGAAGATGACAAATGTGATTCAATGAA GAATGAAAAGCAAAGTGATCCGAAACCCAAGTCTAAAAAGAAGCCAAAGAAAGCCAAGTACAAATCTCTGAAGAAAGGATCTTTAGCTTCTGAATTGAAACCTGCAAAAGAAGAGCTAGCAACAGACCGAATGTCAATAGATGATGAGAATATTTCTCATGAGGTGGTCACCTCATCCGAAAATTTTTCAAGTGTGCAGAAAAAACGTAAGAAGGCTGAAACTACACTGGATTATGAACAAGGAAAAACCTCGAAAAAGAAGTCTAAGAAACTCAAGAAGACTCCCCCTGAAATATGTCCATTAGATTTAGATTCCAACCTGTCAGGCATGCAGCATGATGAACCTATGGATCCAAAACCATGTGAAAGTGTGGTTGATGTCGAGCAAAAATCAACAAGCCGGAGCAGGATGGGAGGGAAAGTATCCATTACTACCATGCCTGTAAAGAGGGTTTTAATGATAAAACCAGAGAAATTAAAGAAGGCAAACATTTGGTCAAGAGATTGTGTTCCATCTCCTGATTCTTGGTTGCCGCAGGAAGACGCAATATTATGTGCTATGGTTCATGAATATGGCCCTCAGTGGAGCTTGGTTAGTGAAACTCTGTATGGGATGACTGCTGGTGGATTTTATCGGGGAAGATATCGCCATCCTGTCCATTGTTGTGAGAGATTTAGAGAACTCATCCAGAGATATGTCTTGGCTGCACCTGACAATCCTAGTAATGAAAAGGTCAGCAATGCAGGCTCTGGAAAGGCTCTTCTCAAAGTAACAGAG GATAACATACGCTTGCTTTTAGATGTTGCTGCTGAGCAGCCAGACAGAGAGTTACTCCTTCAGAAGCACTTTACTGCCCTCCTTTCTTCTGTCTGGAAGGTGAAGTCACGTGTTGACCTTACTCCAAGTCGTTCATCATCCCAAAATGGTCTCTATAGGTCTCTTACTTGGAAATCCATGCAAGAACCTCCAGAAAAGCTGAAATTTACTAATTTAGGAGAGAGTAGCAGGATGTTAAAACGTGCACTCTTAGATGTCTCTCTATCGGAAGACACAGTCTCCCCCTCCAATTTAGGGCGTGAAACGTCATCAGTTACTGAACAATTGGTGATAAATCTAGAATTCCCGAAAGAACTGGAAGACTCCATGGTTCCTTTGCCCTCTTCTATAAGTTTATCAATATCTGGGGCAGACCCTCCACCATCTGTAAGCAAGGCTAGTGGAGAAGATCATCATTTTAAAGCTTCCCAAAATGTGGCTGAGAACCGTTTCAG GGCTGCTGCAAGAGCTTGTGTTGAAGATAGTGTGGGATGGGTATCCTCTGTATTCCCAACCAATGATGTTAGGAATAGATCAGTATCCAAGTTACCATCTTTGGGAAAGCACAAACTCTCCATCTCTGACTCAATGAAGCCTTCTAAATCAAGGTTCAAAAGAAGTTCAATGGAGCATACCGAGATGCCCCACCTTATTGCTGAGCCAGTATTGGAACCATTACCAGCAGCTGCACCGAAGGATCCTGATTTAAGCTTTGACCTGACTCAACCTATCATACCGGATGTTGGAATTGATGTTGTGGGAAGTAATTTAACTGATGGCACAGATATGGAGCATTCTATGGAAATGGAGAGTTATGAAGAAGTCCCACATTGCTATGTTCCTGACTTAATATCTGGCCTCGATGATTGTCCATTGTTGCCTGAATTCACTGACATTGGGTAG